The following nucleotide sequence is from Gemmatimonadaceae bacterium.
GTAGTTGTAGAGGCCTGCGCAGGCGCTGTAGTACCAGCGATAGTGTACGGATCCCGCGTTGCCGAGCACCGTCGCATGCCAGATGGCTGGTCCACGACATCCACGGATGAACAATGGACCGTCAACCTTCACGGCTATGCTCGTATCCGATGCGGGCGTCGTGCTCTCCGCGTGCGAACCGCCCACGGTGGAGCACAGTGGAATGAGCGTCGAGTCCACAGTGGGACTACCCGGTCCAGTGCTTCCATCACATCCAGGTTGGCTTGGATCGTCCGAGCACGGCACCTTCAGGAAGGCGCTGCCACTCTGACGTATCTCTCGACGCGGAGCGGCACCGCGATCGGCGGCGCAGGCAACGATGAGGCCAACGGCGACGGTGAGCGCGAGGACTGTGGCGTGTCGATGCATCGCTCTACCTCCAGGTCTGCACGTCATCCGCCAGCTGACGCGCGTGGGGGATTCACGGAATGAGGGAGCTCACCACTAAAGGGCCAGGATTAGAACGCTCTAATCTTAGAATCCTTTAATGAAGGAGCTGCTGATACGGCGCGGGGCCGCTGCAATGATGGCATCCCGCGCTGGCGGCGCGCGAGCATGCCGCAAGACACAGGCCGAAGGCTAACTATTGGCGGCCGTGTGTGACGCGCCGATGACGCTCACTCGTCAGGCGCGCCGTACGTAGGTCACCGCAACTCACCGGTACCCCGACGCCTGCATGTCGAACAGCTCGGCGTACAAGCCGCCGCCAGTGACCAACTCCTCGTGCGTCCCCTGCTCCGTGATCGTGCCATTCTGCAGCACGATGATTCGATCGGCCATGCGCACCGTCGAAAAACGATGCGAGATGAGAATCGCCATGCGGCCGCCGATCAGCTCCGCAAAGCGGACGAAGACCTCGTACTCGGCGCGCGCGTCGAGCGCCGCCGTCGGCTCGTCGAGGATGAGTAGCTGCGCATCGCGCATGTACGCGCGCCCGAGCGCCACCTTCTGCCATTCGCCACCCGAGAGATCGACGCCCTGCTCGAACCGGCGGCCGAGCATCTGCCGATAGCGTGCGGGAAGCCGCGGCAGAAGCGATGCCGCCAGCGACCGCTCGGCGGCGCTCGCGACCGCCGGATGCGGCTCGATCGTCGCGTCGTCGGCCCGAGGTGCCTGGTCGAGATATTCGCGCGCGCTGTCGATCTCGCCGACGGCAATGTTCTCGTCGAAGCGCATGTCGTAGCGCACGAAATCCTGAAAGATCACGCCCACTGCCTGTCGAACCGACGCGAGATCGTAGTCGCGAAGATCGCGCCCGTCGAGGAGAATGCGCCCTTCCGTTGGATCGTAGAGACGGCTGAGCAGTTTCACGAGCGTCGTCTTGCCGGCACCGTTGAGGCCAACGAAAGCGACGCGCTCGCCAGGCGTGAGCGTCAAGTTGATGTGCCTAACGGCCCACCGATCGCTTCCGGGATACGAGAACCCGACGTCCTCGAAGACGAATCCCTCACGGACCGGCCTCGGTACCGGCGGAGCGCCCAGCCGAGCCGTGATCGTCGGCTTCATCTCGAAGAAGGTGAAGAGGTCCTTGAGGTACAACGCTTGCTCGGCAACCGAGCTCACGCCCAATAAGAGACTTTGAATCGAGCTGCGTCCGCGTTGGAACGACCCCGCGAGGAAGGTGAGCGTTCCGACGCTGATTGTTCCGAGGACCGCGCGGACGAGCATCAGGACGTATGCGGCGTAATATCCCGCCGTGCCGAGCAACGAGAGGAGAGCGCCGATTCCGGCTCTCTTATATGAAAGAATCCTGTTCTCGTCATAGAACAGATCCGACAGCTGCCGGTACCGGCCGATGAGCCACGGCGCGAGACCGAAGATCTGTACTTCTTTTGCAGTCTCGACGCTCGCGCCCACGTAGCGCAGGTAGTCGAGTTGTCGGCGCTCGGGTGTTCGGCGAAAGAGGAGGGAATACTGGAGCGACGCGAAGTGCGCCTCGCCGACGAGGGCCGGCAGGGTCGCGATCACGAGAAGGAAGAAGAGCCACACGCTGAACGCGAGGAGCGCGGCGCTGAGCGTCATCATCGTCAAGCCATCCTGCGCGAGGCTCAGCACCTGCGCGAGCAGACCGATTCGCCCCGTGGTGTTGCGTCGCGCCCGCTCGAGGTGATCGTAGAATTCGGGATCCTCGAACTGCGCGAGGTCGAGCGTCGCCGCGTGCTCCATTAGCCGGATACTCATCCGGTTGGTGAAGAGATCACCGAGCAAACCTTCGACGAGCTGGGAAGCGCGGCCGAGCGCGTCGCTACCGACGGCGATGGCGAGCTCGATGCCGACGAGGAGGGCGAGTCGCCGCCAATTCGGTGCCGCGCCGCGCGCGCGAATCACTTCATCGATAATGAGCTTGCCGATCCAGAGCGTCGCGACGGGCACGAACGCGCGCACGACGCGGAGCACCGCCGTCGCGAGCGTCAGGAGGCGATCGGTCTGCCAGACCAGGACGAGCAGCGCCGGCACGTACCGCATCGCGGCGAATCGCTCGCGCCAGGTGAGACGTTCGGGCTTGCCGTTTGTCGTCGGATGTCGTGGAGCAGTCATTTGTGGTGTAAGCTACTCCCCGCTCGCGAATGGGTAGCTGCTCGAACAGGTAGGCCGGCGCAAGGTGATAGTTTATCGCCCATGCTCAAGCGCACGCTGACGACGCTTCCGCTC
It contains:
- a CDS encoding ABC transporter ATP-binding protein; protein product: MTAPRHPTTNGKPERLTWRERFAAMRYVPALLVLVWQTDRLLTLATAVLRVVRAFVPVATLWIGKLIIDEVIRARGAAPNWRRLALLVGIELAIAVGSDALGRASQLVEGLLGDLFTNRMSIRLMEHAATLDLAQFEDPEFYDHLERARRNTTGRIGLLAQVLSLAQDGLTMMTLSAALLAFSVWLFFLLVIATLPALVGEAHFASLQYSLLFRRTPERRQLDYLRYVGASVETAKEVQIFGLAPWLIGRYRQLSDLFYDENRILSYKRAGIGALLSLLGTAGYYAAYVLMLVRAVLGTISVGTLTFLAGSFQRGRSSIQSLLLGVSSVAEQALYLKDLFTFFEMKPTITARLGAPPVPRPVREGFVFEDVGFSYPGSDRWAVRHINLTLTPGERVAFVGLNGAGKTTLVKLLSRLYDPTEGRILLDGRDLRDYDLASVRQAVGVIFQDFVRYDMRFDENIAVGEIDSAREYLDQAPRADDATIEPHPAVASAAERSLAASLLPRLPARYRQMLGRRFEQGVDLSGGEWQKVALGRAYMRDAQLLILDEPTAALDARAEYEVFVRFAELIGGRMAILISHRFSTVRMADRIIVLQNGTITEQGTHEELVTGGGLYAELFDMQASGYR